GGGGCAGAGGAAGACAGCCCCGTCAGCCCCGGCGCGGACCCCGAGGACGCTGCGGACGCCGGGAGCACCGGGGACACCGGAGGCGGCCGGGAAGCCGCCGCGTCGACACCGGACGCCGACGCCGACGCTTCGCGGGACGGCCGCTCCTCGGACGACGACCGCGTCTTCGACGCCCTGCGGGACCTCTCCGGCACCGGGGAGCTGCGCGACCTCGGAGACCTCGGTGACCTCGGCGGTCTTGACGATCTGCCCGCCCTGGGCGACGAGCCCCCCGTCGAGGCCGCCCATGCCCGCCGCACCATGATCGGCCGCAGCGCCGAGGAGGTCGACCACGCCCCGCCGCGCGGCCGTTACGCCCCCGTCCCCGCGCCCGACGAGGGCCGCCGGGGTCTGCCGCTGCACTGGATCGCGCCCGCCGCCGCCGCGCTGGCGATCGCCTCCGTCGTCGTCGGCCGGGCGCTGCGCCGCCGCCGCACATGAGGCCGCCGCCCCGGGGTGCCAGTAGGGTCCGAAGGGTGAACAGCAGCGAAGAGAACGTCCGGCTGACCGCCGGCGATGTGGAGTTGACCGTCGCCCCGCGCCACGGCTGCCGTATCGAGAGCCTGGCCATCGGCGGCACCGAACTCCTCCGCCAGGGTGAGCGGTACGGCTGCTTCCCGATGGCCCCCTGGTGCGGCCGGATCGAGAACGGTGTCTTCCGCGACGGTGCCGACCGCTATCAGATGCCGCTCAACGCGGCGCCGCACGCCATCCACGGCACCGTCCGGGACCAGCCCTGGCGCACCGCCCGGCACACGGCCACCGAGGCGGCCTTCACCTGCGAGCTGGCCGAGCCCTGGCCGTACCCCGGCCGGGCCACCCAGGTGGTGGAGCTGGGGGAGGACTCGCTGACGCTCCGGATGGGCATCGAGGCGACGGAGAACTCCTTCCCCGCACAGGCGGGCTGGCACCCCTGGTTCCGGCGCGTCCTCGGCGACAGCGAGGTACGGATCGACTTCGACCCCGCCTGGCAGGAGGAGCGCGGCGGGGACCATCTGCCGACCGGCCGCCGGATCGATCCGCTGCCCGGCCCCTGGGACGACTGCTTCGGCATGCCCGACGGGGTGCGAGTGACGCTCACCTGGCCCGGACGGCTGGAGCTGACCGTGACCGGCCGTACCGAGTGGGTGGTGATCTACGACGAGCAGCCGGAGGCGGTCTGCGTGGAGCCCCAGTCGGGTCCGCCCAACGGCC
The nucleotide sequence above comes from Streptomyces clavuligerus. Encoded proteins:
- a CDS encoding aldose 1-epimerase translates to MNSSEENVRLTAGDVELTVAPRHGCRIESLAIGGTELLRQGERYGCFPMAPWCGRIENGVFRDGADRYQMPLNAAPHAIHGTVRDQPWRTARHTATEAAFTCELAEPWPYPGRATQVVELGEDSLTLRMGIEATENSFPAQAGWHPWFRRVLGDSEVRIDFDPAWQEERGGDHLPTGRRIDPLPGPWDDCFGMPDGVRVTLTWPGRLELTVTGRTEWVVIYDEQPEAVCVEPQSGPPNGLNTLPRLVTPIDPLEIETTWTWRRL